The Desulfobacteraceae bacterium genome includes a region encoding these proteins:
- a CDS encoding SpoIIE family protein phosphatase, translated as MADFRFFKTLLKLPESRLSRRIVFWVFASVILIEAIILVPSAHKRKGELLDRLKEVSSAKVSMVMAFTPPTIADEALLQRLMVMQAHPFVLGGTLYRADGSRVGSFGEPPELSLGALKTASPAGIEQRNPRRYDVVCPLNGLSPSRILILRHDTTWVQHELYAFILRIAGLVVIISLFVTVGAWVALDPIVVTPILNLRRDLVTAGEAIVRDSPAPAFYAATVRRQDELGEVITAFNRMYRQISEAIEKRKHAEAALKESLQQVEAYSATLGKELDQGRQMQRNFLPRRLPQNPGWEIAVFFEPARQVAGDFYDVFELPGSRIGVVIADVCDKGVGAALFMALFRSLIRIFSGQSALEGVGLPRPDVPLPGQAPNPCQNQMLRAVSLTNDYIAQNHSDLGMFATLFFGVLETPTGKLTYINGGHEPPLIVSGGAVKRVLSPTGPAVGMWPQVVFQRGEATLAPGDALVGFTDGVTEALSPVGEMFGKQRLLDLMAGRNGSAAELVERLRAQLFAHIGDAQPFDDISLIVVRRGPEKKRPDATGAAGRLDA; from the coding sequence ATGGCCGATTTTCGTTTTTTCAAAACGCTGCTCAAATTGCCCGAATCGCGCTTGTCGCGGCGGATCGTATTTTGGGTGTTTGCCAGCGTGATTCTAATCGAGGCCATCATCCTGGTGCCCTCGGCACACAAGCGCAAGGGGGAGCTGCTGGATCGATTAAAAGAGGTCTCCTCGGCAAAGGTCTCGATGGTGATGGCCTTCACCCCGCCCACAATCGCCGACGAGGCTCTGCTGCAGCGGCTGATGGTGATGCAAGCCCATCCCTTTGTGCTGGGGGGCACCCTTTACCGGGCCGACGGGTCGCGGGTGGGCAGTTTCGGGGAGCCCCCCGAGCTGAGCCTCGGGGCGTTGAAAACCGCAAGCCCCGCGGGCATCGAACAGCGCAATCCCCGGCGCTATGACGTGGTCTGCCCGCTGAATGGGCTGTCGCCCTCACGCATCCTGATCCTGCGGCATGATACGACCTGGGTGCAGCACGAGCTTTACGCCTTCATTCTTCGGATTGCCGGGCTGGTGGTCATCATCTCGCTTTTTGTGACCGTCGGTGCCTGGGTGGCACTGGATCCCATCGTGGTGACCCCGATTCTCAACCTGCGCCGGGACCTGGTCACGGCCGGCGAGGCCATCGTGCGGGATTCCCCGGCGCCTGCTTTCTATGCCGCCACGGTTCGGCGCCAGGATGAACTGGGAGAGGTGATCACGGCCTTCAACCGCATGTACCGACAGATTTCCGAGGCCATCGAGAAACGCAAGCATGCCGAAGCCGCCCTCAAGGAGAGCTTGCAGCAGGTGGAAGCCTATTCGGCAACCCTGGGCAAGGAGCTGGACCAGGGGCGCCAGATGCAGCGGAATTTTTTGCCCCGGCGGCTGCCGCAAAACCCCGGCTGGGAGATTGCCGTCTTTTTCGAGCCGGCCCGCCAGGTGGCGGGGGATTTTTACGATGTCTTCGAGCTGCCCGGAAGCCGCATCGGCGTGGTGATCGCCGATGTCTGCGACAAGGGGGTCGGTGCCGCCCTGTTCATGGCGCTCTTCCGCAGCCTGATCCGCATTTTTTCCGGCCAGAGCGCCCTGGAGGGTGTGGGGCTGCCCAGGCCCGACGTTCCGCTGCCGGGCCAGGCGCCGAACCCGTGTCAGAACCAGATGCTTCGCGCGGTGAGTCTCACCAATGACTATATCGCCCAGAACCACAGCGATCTGGGGATGTTCGCCACCCTTTTTTTCGGAGTGTTGGAGACTCCCACCGGAAAACTGACCTACATCAACGGCGGCCACGAGCCGCCCCTGATCGTCTCCGGGGGCGCCGTCAAGCGGGTTCTCTCGCCCACCGGGCCGGCGGTGGGGATGTGGCCGCAGGTGGTTTTTCAGCGGGGCGAGGCGACCCTGGCACCCGGCGACGCGCTGGTGGGCTTCACTGACGGCGTGACCGAGGCCCTCTCGCCAGTGGGCGAGATGTTCGGCAAGCAGCGGCTGCTGGACCTGATGGCCGGCCGCAACGGCTCGGCCGCCGAATTGGTTGAGCGCCTGCGCGCCCAGCTCTTCGCGCACATCGGCGACGCCCAGCCGTTTGACGACATCTCGCTGATTGTGGTTCGGCGCGGTCCTGAAAAAAAACGGCCTGACGCCACTGGGGCGGCAGGCCGACTGGACGCCTGA
- a CDS encoding chemotaxis protein CheD has protein sequence MEILVAPADLKVSANPQDVLATEALGTAVGLAAFDPVAHTGGILHFLLPDASLNRSRAQKTPALFADTGIPALLQALMGAGGETSRLQVTVAGGACGLDQKGPFDIGQRNLLALRRILQANQIPIQHEEVGGQFYRGLRLDLHSGRCQISIPGHGEMTL, from the coding sequence ATGGAAATCTTGGTCGCACCCGCGGACCTGAAGGTGTCCGCCAACCCGCAGGATGTTCTGGCAACCGAGGCGCTGGGTACCGCCGTGGGCCTGGCGGCTTTCGATCCGGTTGCACACACCGGCGGGATCCTGCACTTTCTGCTGCCGGACGCCAGCCTGAACCGCTCCAGAGCACAAAAGACGCCCGCGCTGTTTGCCGACACCGGCATCCCGGCCCTGCTGCAGGCGCTCATGGGCGCCGGGGGGGAAACCTCTCGGCTGCAGGTGACGGTGGCCGGGGGCGCTTGCGGCCTGGATCAGAAGGGGCCCTTCGACATCGGCCAGCGCAACCTGCTGGCCCTGCGCAGAATTCTGCAAGCAAACCAGATCCCAATCCAGCATGAAGAGGTCGGGGGCCAATTCTACCGCGGCCTGCGGCTGGACCTCCACAGCGGCCGGTGCCAAATTTCGATCCCGGGCCACGGGGAGATGACTCTATGA
- a CDS encoding HDOD domain-containing protein, with protein MISVQKLVQAIDQLKPLPQVVSRLVKIADDPQASLREVADIITHDPLITADLLRMCNSAYFGMPRKIDSVQEAITLLGLEKVVNLVLIKCCRANLGRAQQGYGHQEGELWRHAVSTALIAGDLAERLAAEARPRVFTGALLKDIGKVILDRFVAQAFGMIDNLVQTQGISFKTAEKKVIGVDHAELGAIVAKKWQFSGKLVAIIQHHHLDCPEARDDLETNLVYLGDTVGMMLGLGGGSDGLAYHFYDETLKRLQITSQDIQEIIMGFSEHQAKIEILLEMA; from the coding sequence ATGATATCGGTCCAAAAACTGGTTCAGGCAATCGACCAGCTCAAACCACTGCCCCAGGTTGTCAGCCGCCTGGTGAAAATTGCCGATGACCCCCAGGCCTCGCTGCGCGAGGTTGCCGATATCATCACCCACGACCCCCTCATCACGGCCGATCTGCTCAGGATGTGCAATTCGGCTTATTTCGGGATGCCGCGTAAAATCGACTCGGTCCAGGAGGCCATCACCCTGCTGGGCCTGGAGAAAGTCGTCAATCTGGTGCTGATCAAGTGCTGCCGCGCCAATCTCGGCCGGGCCCAGCAGGGCTACGGCCACCAGGAGGGCGAACTGTGGCGCCACGCGGTATCCACCGCGCTGATCGCGGGGGACCTGGCCGAAAGGCTGGCAGCCGAGGCCAGACCGCGGGTCTTCACCGGGGCGCTGTTGAAGGATATCGGCAAAGTGATCCTGGACCGCTTCGTCGCACAGGCCTTCGGGATGATCGACAACCTGGTCCAGACCCAGGGGATAAGCTTTAAAACCGCTGAAAAAAAGGTCATCGGCGTGGATCACGCCGAGCTGGGGGCCATCGTGGCCAAAAAATGGCAGTTCAGCGGCAAGCTGGTGGCCATCATCCAGCACCACCACCTGGATTGTCCGGAGGCGCGCGATGATCTGGAAACCAACCTGGTCTACCTGGGCGATACGGTGGGCATGATGCTGGGTTTGGGCGGCGGGTCGGACGGCCTGGCCTACCATTTCTACGACGAAACCCTCAAACGGCTGCAGATCACGAGTCAGGACATCCAGGAGATCATCATGGGCTTCAGCGAACACCAGGCCAAAATCGAGATTCTGCTTGAAATGGCCTGA
- the serC gene encoding 3-phosphoserine/phosphohydroxythreonine transaminase, with translation MKANRIHNFNPGPAALPLPVLEEIQASFLNFEGTGMSITEISHRSKQFEALLNDAVQRTRRLLQLDERYKVLFLQGGASLQFCMIPMNFLRDGDCADYVNTGTWSTKAIKEARILNKRIQVVASSEDRNFSYIPREMAFTPDAAYVHITSNNTIKGTQWGAFPDTGKIPLVADMSSDILSRQFDATKFGLIYAGAQKNIGPAGVCMVIIRDDMLSRVPATLPTMLSYTTFAEKNSLYNTPPCFAIHTVQLVLKWIEETVGGLAPMEALNRRKAEVLYGVIDASEFYRGTAEPDSRSLMNVTFRLPSEELEKRFVAKALENGLGGLKGHRSVGGCRASIYNPTPLAAVEALADFMRAFEKKNG, from the coding sequence ATGAAGGCAAACCGCATCCACAATTTCAACCCGGGCCCCGCCGCCCTGCCCCTGCCCGTCCTGGAGGAAATCCAGGCGTCCTTCCTGAATTTCGAAGGCACCGGGATGTCCATCACCGAGATCAGCCACCGCTCAAAGCAGTTCGAGGCCCTGCTCAACGACGCTGTCCAGCGCACCCGGCGCCTGCTGCAGCTGGACGAGCGCTACAAAGTGCTCTTTCTGCAGGGCGGAGCCAGTCTGCAGTTCTGCATGATCCCGATGAATTTCCTGCGGGACGGCGATTGCGCCGATTATGTCAACACCGGCACCTGGTCCACCAAGGCGATCAAGGAAGCCCGCATTCTGAACAAGAGGATCCAGGTGGTGGCCTCCTCCGAGGACCGCAACTTCAGCTACATCCCGCGCGAGATGGCCTTCACCCCCGATGCGGCCTATGTCCACATCACCTCCAACAACACCATCAAGGGCACCCAGTGGGGCGCGTTTCCCGATACCGGCAAAATTCCGCTGGTGGCCGACATGTCCTCGGACATCCTGAGCCGGCAATTCGACGCCACCAAATTCGGCCTGATCTACGCCGGGGCCCAAAAAAACATCGGCCCGGCAGGGGTCTGCATGGTCATCATCCGCGACGACATGCTCTCCCGGGTCCCCGCAACCCTGCCCACGATGCTCTCCTATACCACCTTTGCGGAAAAAAATTCGCTTTACAACACCCCGCCGTGCTTTGCGATCCACACCGTTCAGCTGGTGCTCAAATGGATCGAGGAGACCGTCGGGGGCCTGGCACCAATGGAGGCCCTCAACCGCCGCAAGGCCGAAGTCCTCTACGGGGTCATCGATGCCAGCGAATTTTACCGCGGGACCGCCGAGCCGGACAGCCGCTCTCTGATGAACGTCACGTTCCGGCTGCCCAGCGAGGAGCTTGAAAAACGCTTCGTGGCCAAGGCCCTCGAAAACGGTCTCGGGGGGCTCAAGGGACACCGCTCGGTGGGCGGCTGTCGCGCATCGATCTACAACCCCACCCCGCTGGCGGCGGTGGAAGCCCTGGCGGATTTCATGCGCGCCTTCGAAAAAAAGAACGGATAG